The Natronoglycomyces albus genome has a segment encoding these proteins:
- a CDS encoding alpha/beta hydrolase has protein sequence MANKVDTDLEQMRSAADETDQVLAEIRTDSQSVDSTLFNLMQTFKGQTADDLSAFRFTFSIESALITGRLNDIAMALRHNIRNYGETDQANAQGITGASGGSGSLAESLRGPDGAARPDGNGFLSQAEANNEAPPGGASPQEVADWWDSLSEDQQQHILENSPENVADVNGVPASARDIANRAILDDKLTQNAIDLEAVNLDIAQQDEGTFLNPNRELDALIVKREQLQSELVRMDNLKSEIAEPYLGLDHLLLGFDESSESGRPIVFLGDPGTSDHLSVHVTGTDSNLDPDSFNELMDRTRNLAEDAINDSGDSVAVALWFDYDAPQGISNAISEQPASEGAPGLTAFSDGMRATSGSDSVSYLGHSYGSTIIGHAAASSDGLNTDRIMLIGSPGAGAIHASEFGIGAENVYATTASGDIIGWAGLPGDNDVLVHGTDPVHENFGAHVLESDNRTGDAKSKGNHSGYYDPGNQFRENSSNVITDNVGN, from the coding sequence ATGGCCAACAAAGTTGACACCGACCTCGAACAGATGCGCAGCGCCGCCGACGAAACCGACCAGGTCCTAGCCGAAATACGTACTGACTCCCAAAGTGTCGATTCGACGCTATTCAACCTCATGCAGACCTTCAAAGGCCAGACCGCCGACGACCTCTCCGCCTTCCGCTTCACCTTCAGCATAGAATCAGCCCTCATCACAGGCCGTCTCAATGACATCGCCATGGCACTACGCCACAACATCCGAAATTACGGAGAAACCGACCAGGCCAACGCCCAAGGCATCACCGGCGCCAGCGGCGGCAGCGGCTCGCTAGCCGAGTCCTTGCGCGGTCCTGATGGGGCGGCCCGGCCCGACGGAAATGGTTTCCTATCGCAAGCTGAGGCCAACAACGAGGCACCGCCTGGCGGTGCCTCACCACAGGAAGTCGCCGACTGGTGGGACAGCCTCTCCGAAGATCAGCAACAACACATCCTGGAGAATAGCCCCGAAAACGTCGCCGATGTCAACGGCGTGCCCGCATCGGCGCGCGACATCGCCAACCGTGCGATTCTGGACGATAAGCTCACTCAGAACGCCATTGACTTGGAGGCGGTCAACCTCGACATTGCACAGCAGGACGAGGGGACCTTCCTCAATCCGAACCGGGAATTGGACGCGCTGATCGTGAAACGGGAGCAGCTGCAAAGCGAACTGGTGCGCATGGATAACTTGAAAAGCGAGATCGCAGAGCCCTACCTGGGCCTCGACCACCTCCTGCTTGGATTTGACGAATCCTCTGAATCGGGACGTCCCATTGTCTTCCTAGGCGATCCCGGCACCTCCGACCATCTGTCGGTTCACGTCACCGGCACGGACTCGAATCTTGATCCCGACAGCTTCAATGAGCTGATGGACCGTACCCGCAATCTGGCGGAAGACGCCATCAATGATAGTGGCGACAGTGTCGCAGTGGCGCTGTGGTTCGACTACGACGCGCCCCAGGGCATATCCAACGCGATCTCAGAACAACCAGCCTCAGAAGGTGCTCCCGGCCTGACCGCGTTCAGCGACGGGATGCGGGCGACCTCAGGATCGGACAGTGTCTCGTACCTGGGACACTCGTACGGAAGTACGATCATCGGCCATGCTGCCGCTTCTAGCGACGGCCTAAACACCGACCGGATTATGCTCATCGGTTCGCCGGGAGCCGGGGCCATACATGCCAGCGAATTCGGAATCGGGGCGGAGAACGTGTATGCCACCACCGCTTCCGGGGACATCATCGGATGGGCAGGCCTGCCTGGCGACAACGACGTCTTGGTTCATGGAACCGACCCGGTCCATGAAAACTTCGGGGCCCACGTCCTCGAGTCAGACAACCGGACAGGCGACGCAAAGAGTAAGGGAAACCACTCCGGATACTACGATCCCGGCAATCAATTCCGCGAAAACTCTTCCAATGTCATCACGGACAACGTGGGCAACTGA